Within the Halobaculum limi genome, the region GACCTGCGTGCTTGGGTCGCCACTCTGTCCCCGAGAGGGGAACGCGGGTACCCGCCCCCCGAGGGCCGGTCACTCCGGGCCGGCCCCCGATCTCACTTTCACCGCCATCCCCGACGAGAAGTCGCGCATCTCCGCGGCCGCCAGTTCCGCGCGACCGACGCCGAGTACCGTGCCGTCTTCGTGGACGACCACCACCTCGTCGCGCGGGCGGACGCTGTCGCCGACGTCGCTCACGAACTTGGCGAACACGTTCTTGCCGTCGCGCACGAACGGCGCGGACTCGTCGCCGACGACGACGCTGTACTCGGGGTGCGGGAGCGCCGACCGAAGGCGACGACCGCCTTCGACGCCGAGCGTGAAGCGGCCGTCCGTCCCGTACGAGACGATGCGGCCAGCGTCACACGTCACCTGTCGTGGCCGCCCACTCGTCGACCGGCGGACGGTGAGGTCCTCGTCGGTCGAGAACAGCGCCTCGCCCGCGCCCGCGCCGAACTGGTAGTCTGCAGCAGTCTGCAGGTCGTCGATGGTGGTGTCACCGCTCATAACAGGAAGGTGTCCTCGCGTTCGGACATGTCGATGAAGGAGTCCGCCGCCGCCTTCAGGTCCGCCGCCGCCGACTCCTCGAAGGCGACGACCTCGACGCGGACGCCCTCGTGGCGGAGGTGCGAGCAGAGTCGCGAGAAGTCCGCGTCACCGCTGCACAGAACGAGTGTGTCGACGTGGTCCGCCAGCGTCACGGCGTCGAGGCTGATGCCCACGTCCCAGTCGGCCTTCTTCGACCCGTCACCGAACGT harbors:
- a CDS encoding PUA domain-containing protein; its protein translation is MSGDTTIDDLQTAADYQFGAGAGEALFSTDEDLTVRRSTSGRPRQVTCDAGRIVSYGTDGRFTLGVEGGRRLRSALPHPEYSVVVGDESAPFVRDGKNVFAKFVSDVGDSVRPRDEVVVVHEDGTVLGVGRAELAAAEMRDFSSGMAVKVRSGAGPE
- a CDS encoding NYN domain-containing protein, with protein sequence MTEIHEGQRVAVLADSQNLYHSAQSVYSRNVDYSMMLEKAVMGRELTRAIAYVIRADSPDEESFFEALRDIGFETKIKDIKTFGDGSKKADWDVGISLDAVTLADHVDTLVLCSGDADFSRLCSHLRHEGVRVEVVAFEESAAADLKAAADSFIDMSEREDTFLL